Proteins encoded by one window of Bacillota bacterium:
- a CDS encoding flavodoxin domain-containing protein, with amino-acid sequence MKTIVIYKSKRGHTKRYAEMIAKQLGCECKDLNEMKKKDLLTYDKVVFGAGVYINKLNKIQKVLTLFKNKPITIFSCGGSINNLAYENEVMHKNLTEEQLKFHKYFYLPGGLDMNQITGIMKFFMNILKKMLEKKENKTEEDLGFLSAFTNPSDYVDEVHILPLIDFIKGI; translated from the coding sequence ATGAAGACAATCGTGATTTATAAATCCAAACGTGGACACACGAAACGTTATGCAGAGATGATTGCAAAACAACTTGGATGTGAATGCAAAGATCTAAATGAAATGAAGAAGAAAGACTTGTTGACATATGATAAAGTCGTATTTGGTGCTGGAGTTTATATCAACAAGCTAAACAAGATTCAAAAAGTTTTGACTTTGTTTAAAAACAAACCGATTACAATCTTTAGTTGCGGTGGGAGCATTAACAATTTAGCTTATGAGAATGAAGTCATGCACAAGAACTTGACAGAAGAACAGTTAAAATTCCACAAGTATTTTTATCTTCCTGGAGGACTTGACATGAACCAAATTACTGGCATAATGAAGTTTTTCATGAATATCCTTAAGAAGATGTTAGAAAAGAAAGAAAACAAGACAGAAGAGGATCTTGGCTTTCTATCCGCATTCACGAATCCATCCGATTATGTGGATGAAGTGCATATTTTGCCTTTGATTGACTTTATAAAGGGTATTTAA
- a CDS encoding aminoglycoside phosphotransferase family protein, which produces MKQPDKWRETIDPFSLPYKNFILLEVLGYPHAGNDVFYAKGIYEKKEVFVFIKVERQDNANIRNEIETLHQLNLLNTPKVIDYDEHKTFMVSIAIDGERLSTIVGENVKNESLEYMEEYGELLATFHFLKGDFKPVVDRRFFHIQPKEYFEKMNISFLYNYLANNLPEKVNTCFCHGDFHYANILWKNHHISGILDFELSGIGNKEFDIAWAIIRRPGQKFLNIKEEVRLFLKGYSKMETYVSHNVIYYMALIYQYFYQLGSDDQEYQTYVFSWLEENCQ; this is translated from the coding sequence ATGAAACAACCAGATAAATGGAGAGAAACAATTGATCCATTCTCCTTACCATACAAAAACTTTATACTATTGGAAGTCCTCGGATATCCGCACGCAGGAAATGATGTGTTTTATGCCAAAGGGATTTATGAAAAGAAGGAAGTATTTGTTTTCATTAAAGTAGAAAGACAGGATAATGCTAATATAAGAAATGAAATTGAAACTCTTCATCAGTTAAATCTTCTTAATACCCCTAAAGTCATCGATTATGATGAACATAAGACATTCATGGTATCTATTGCTATTGATGGAGAAAGACTATCAACAATAGTAGGCGAAAATGTAAAGAATGAATCACTTGAGTATATGGAAGAATATGGCGAATTACTAGCTACGTTTCATTTCTTAAAAGGTGATTTCAAGCCTGTAGTTGATCGGAGATTCTTCCATATCCAACCCAAAGAGTATTTTGAAAAAATGAATATCTCTTTTCTATATAATTACTTAGCTAACAACTTACCAGAAAAAGTGAACACATGTTTCTGTCACGGAGATTTTCATTATGCAAATATATTATGGAAGAATCATCATATATCAGGAATACTAGATTTCGAACTATCAGGAATTGGGAACAAAGAATTTGATATCGCATGGGCCATTATAAGAAGGCCAGGACAAAAGTTCTTGAATATAAAGGAAGAAGTGCGGTTATTTCTAAAGGGCTATTCTAAAATGGAAACTTACGTTTCCCATAATGTGATATATTATATGGCGTTAATCTATCAATATTTTTATCAACTAGGCAGTGATGACCAAGAATATCAAACCTATGTATTTTCGTGGCTTGAAGAAAACTGTCAATAA
- a CDS encoding Fic family protein: MKDPYLYEDSDVLINKASIKDRILLDEFENRMTTLGLITILKTDIKIIDVKDIFQIHKTLFLNVYEWAGQNRTINIFKNEPILNNLSVEYTSYNQINKELEIVTTTYFKQNWKNLSKEELMHLFTRMIAKIWQIHPFREGNTRVISAFGLLFLKQNGYKFDVDIIAKNAKYFRNALVMASLNEYAEYHYLQNILLDAVEGKFLEPSSSKYIKIKNYDVNQYEYNYHKAKR, translated from the coding sequence ATGAAAGACCCTTATTTATATGAAGATTCTGATGTTCTAATTAATAAAGCGAGCATCAAAGATAGAATTCTACTGGATGAATTTGAAAATCGTATGACGACGCTTGGTTTAATTACAATTCTAAAAACGGATATCAAGATTATAGATGTTAAAGATATTTTTCAAATCCATAAAACATTATTTTTAAATGTTTATGAATGGGCGGGACAGAATAGAACTATTAATATATTCAAAAACGAACCTATTTTGAATAACTTGAGTGTCGAGTACACGAGTTATAATCAAATTAATAAGGAACTAGAAATAGTAACAACCACATATTTCAAGCAGAATTGGAAAAACCTTTCTAAAGAAGAACTTATGCATCTATTTACAAGAATGATTGCAAAGATTTGGCAAATACATCCATTTAGGGAAGGAAATACAAGAGTTATATCGGCGTTTGGATTATTGTTTTTAAAGCAAAATGGATATAAATTTGATGTCGATATTATTGCAAAAAATGCAAAGTATTTTAGAAATGCACTTGTTATGGCATCCCTTAATGAATACGCTGAATATCATTATCTACAAAATATTTTATTAGATGCCGTTGAAGGTAAGTTTTTAGAACCAAGTTCATCTAAATACATTAAGATTAAAAATTATGATGTCAATCAGTATGAATACAATTATCATAAGGCAAAAAGATGA
- a CDS encoding type II toxin-antitoxin system RelB/DinJ family antitoxin has protein sequence MRNEVIHVRVSDDLKESVEIILNGLGVTLSYAINMYLKQIELNRGIPFQIVLPNQEKQKEIEILAHAINLTGGKEVNPYATKVLGLYAQDLIDYETTVFALGRNLS, from the coding sequence ATGAGAAACGAAGTTATACACGTTAGAGTATCCGATGATCTTAAGGAATCAGTTGAGATTATTTTAAATGGTTTAGGTGTTACTTTGTCATATGCAATTAATATGTATTTAAAACAAATCGAGTTGAATCGTGGAATACCATTTCAAATCGTATTGCCAAATCAGGAAAAACAAAAGGAAATTGAGATATTAGCTCATGCAATTAATTTAACAGGTGGAAAGGAAGTCAACCCATATGCCACAAAGGTACTTGGGTTGTATGCTCAAGATTTGATTGATTATGAAACTACAGTTTTTGCTTTGGGAAGAAACTTATCATGA